In one window of Candidatus Omnitrophota bacterium DNA:
- a CDS encoding Gfo/Idh/MocA family oxidoreductase, producing MHTKKNRRDFMRKAAETGLGVAAITSLASPRALGANERLRIGGIGAGDRGQDRLRTAKRLGAEIAALADVNDAMLDLCDSKLEQKTDRYRDYKELLAREDIDGVIIAAPDHWHHDMLIDSIAAKKDIYAEKPLSRTIEEGQNMVKAVKASDCIVQVGNHRRSGKHWAIAHDIVASGKIGDIKWVRTWDCRYRLDDPYQRRALDKKLFDPKRIDWDRFLGKAPQIPFDAERCSAWRWFWDYAGGLMTDIGPHMLDVAMWITDCAGPARVVCNGGNYHYPRWETPDNVHAILDCETFAIVFDVQFMNGYEGDGAAFYGTKGSLIQERDGTFNIYDTDNNVIDSIESSDEGTAHMQNFFDCIRSRKQPNSPAEMGHRVIIGAHLANISYRSGKRVEWDPRNERFL from the coding sequence CCAACGAGCGTCTTCGCATTGGGGGCATTGGAGCAGGCGACCGCGGACAAGACCGTCTTCGCACCGCCAAGCGGTTGGGGGCGGAGATCGCGGCGCTTGCCGACGTGAATGACGCCATGCTCGACCTCTGCGATTCCAAACTGGAGCAAAAAACGGATCGCTATCGGGATTACAAGGAACTCCTGGCGCGGGAGGATATCGACGGCGTCATCATAGCCGCTCCCGACCATTGGCATCACGACATGCTTATCGACTCCATCGCCGCCAAGAAGGACATTTACGCCGAAAAGCCTCTATCCCGCACTATCGAGGAAGGCCAGAATATGGTGAAGGCCGTGAAGGCTTCCGACTGCATTGTTCAGGTGGGCAACCATCGCCGCAGCGGCAAACATTGGGCGATCGCCCATGACATCGTCGCGTCGGGCAAGATCGGCGATATCAAATGGGTGCGCACATGGGATTGCCGCTATCGGCTCGACGATCCTTACCAAAGACGAGCGCTCGACAAAAAACTCTTCGATCCCAAGCGCATCGATTGGGATCGTTTCTTGGGAAAGGCTCCCCAAATTCCCTTCGACGCCGAGCGCTGCTCCGCCTGGCGTTGGTTCTGGGATTACGCTGGCGGTCTCATGACTGATATCGGCCCGCATATGCTCGACGTGGCCATGTGGATCACCGATTGCGCCGGTCCCGCCCGCGTCGTCTGCAACGGCGGCAATTATCATTACCCCCGCTGGGAAACTCCCGACAACGTCCATGCCATTCTGGATTGCGAAACCTTCGCCATCGTCTTCGACGTTCAATTTATGAACGGCTACGAAGGCGACGGCGCCGCTTTCTATGGAACCAAGGGCAGTCTAATCCAGGAACGCGACGGAACTTTCAATATCTACGATACGGACAACAACGTCATCGACTCCATCGAAAGCAGCGACGAGGGAACGGCGCACATGCAGAACTTCTTCGATTGCATCCGCTCCCGCAAACAGCCCAATTCACCCGCCGAGATGGGGCATCGAGTCATCATCGGCGCCCACCTCGCCAATATCTCCTATCGGAGCGGAAAACGGGTGGAATGGGATCCCCGGAACGAGCGGTTTTTGTGA